A single region of the Ancylobacter novellus DSM 506 genome encodes:
- a CDS encoding SDR family NAD(P)-dependent oxidoreductase yields the protein MTENRELAGHTALVTGAARNVGRAIAVALARAGARVVVHARSSVDAANETVAQCQQAFGGADGAFAHFADLTDPEAVRIMFAEVEARFGGLDLLVHNAAERADGPFDEISFAEWRRIVGSILDSAFLCDQAALPLLRRSAAASIIHIGGVAAHVGVRHRAHVSAAKAGIVGLTRALAAEFASEQITVNCISPAQMETERKGHMPEHFRQRPVPLGRPGQPAELASLVCFLAGPSGRFITGQTIHLNGGWYMG from the coding sequence CGCCGTGGCTCTGGCACGAGCCGGCGCGAGGGTGGTGGTGCATGCGCGCTCCTCGGTGGACGCGGCGAACGAGACCGTCGCGCAGTGCCAGCAAGCGTTCGGCGGCGCGGACGGGGCTTTCGCGCACTTTGCCGATCTGACCGACCCGGAAGCCGTGCGGATCATGTTCGCGGAGGTCGAAGCGCGCTTCGGCGGGCTCGATCTCCTGGTTCACAACGCCGCCGAACGTGCGGACGGCCCCTTCGACGAGATCAGCTTTGCCGAATGGCGCCGCATCGTCGGCAGCATCCTCGACAGTGCTTTCCTGTGCGACCAGGCGGCCCTGCCGCTGCTGAGGCGCAGCGCCGCCGCCAGCATCATCCATATCGGCGGCGTCGCCGCGCATGTGGGCGTTCGCCATCGCGCCCACGTCTCGGCGGCGAAGGCCGGGATCGTCGGCCTCACGCGGGCGCTTGCCGCCGAGTTCGCGTCCGAACAGATCACGGTGAACTGCATCTCGCCGGCCCAGATGGAGACCGAGCGCAAGGGGCACATGCCCGAGCATTTCCGGCAGCGCCCGGTGCCGCTCGGCCGTCCGGGACAGCCCGCCGAACTCGCCAGCCTCGTCTGCTTCCTTGCCGGCCCTTCCGGCCGCTTCATCACCGGCCAGACCATCCATCTCAACGGCGGGTGGTACATGGGATGA